From Triticum urartu cultivar G1812 chromosome 2, Tu2.1, whole genome shotgun sequence, a single genomic window includes:
- the LOC125538753 gene encoding LOW QUALITY PROTEIN: uncharacterized protein LOC125538753 (The sequence of the model RefSeq protein was modified relative to this genomic sequence to represent the inferred CDS: inserted 1 base in 1 codon; deleted 1 base in 1 codon), with protein MGTRGTPSFHTSRLKLLQNPQTNQPPSITGEQSKEXLWTICPSTKSLQRAASLARNSRGSADLTQRQQQKERREQPAMAMVASTSIAYHKPRLSVVCRKKDRDRELEREKEHKHPFKVVEITPPPRCLGVRCFPTNIHCGESVTIEGQAYTVSAVTHRYQLRKGRYEPSEKRLDVLSTGRYILNLYLDSLLDKS; from the exons ATGGGCACGCGTGGCACACCTTCTTTCCACACCTCCCGGCTGAAGCTGCTGCAGAATCCTCAAACCAATCAACCACCATCCATCACCGGAGAGCAGAGCAAGG ATCTGTGGACGATCTGCCCGTCCACCAAATCCCTTCAGcgcgccgcctccctcgcccgcAACTCGCGAGGA TCTGCGGATCTCACTCAGCGGCAGCAGCAAAAAGAGCGGAGAGAGCAGCCCGCCATGGCCATGGTCGCCTCCACCTCCATCGCCTACCACAAG CCGCGTTTGTCGGTGGTGTGCAGGAAGAAGGACCGGGACAGGGAGCTGGAGCGGGAGAAGGAGCACAAGCACCCCTTCAAGGTCGTCGAGATCACGCCGCCGCCGCGATGCCTCGGCGTACGCTGCTTCCCCACG AACATCCACTGCGGAGAGAGCGTGACGATCGAAGGGCAGGCGTACACGGTGTCGGCGGTGACGCACCGGTACCAGCTGCGCAAGGGGCGGTACGAGCCGAGCGAGAAGCGCCTCGACGTTCTCTCCACCGGCAGATACATCCTCAACCTCTACCTCGACAGCCTCCTCGACAAGTCCTAG